The DNA window AGTGACCAGAGCTGAACTCTGGGCCTTGAGAAGGGAGTCAGGGCACATCAGCACAGCTTCAAAAGCATTGATTCACCCACATTTAAACACAACAAACTCcaggaaattatattttttatttccattttccaaGTTTCAATCAGAATATCGGcttcaaaaataaatgaagtaaGGTCACAAACTTGTGGGATAACAAAACAGCAACCCTAAGCTACAGCTCCACAGGGAAACTCCAGGATACATCTTCACCCATTAAATATTGCCCCTCTtctccaacagcagctgaaaggagTAAAAAATTTCACCTTCAACAGCATCCAAGACATTGTTGGGAGTACAGGAACAGACTAGAAAAACtcagcttttctatttcaaaTGATACCAGGATAGCAAAACAGAGAGTTgagaaatatttacaaatgtATCTACAAGACACGGCTACAGTGCtcccaggatgctccagggCTCTGGAATTGCTGcctccaggcaggagcagatgtCCCCCAGTCCTGCTCCAGTTAAGAGCCATCCTGCTGGTCCTCGATCTTGGGGGCCAGGTAGTACTTGAGGTGTCCCATGTCAGCGATCTTGTACTCCACAACTGGGGGAGAGAATGAAAAAGGCTGTTCAGGAGGTCCTGCAAAAATCCAGCCTGCACTTCCAGTCCTGCCGAGGCAGAGCACTCACCCAGAGGAACGTCTGCAGACATGCTGAGTGTCACcgtgggggacaggggggtggCTTTGGTGAAGAAGTTCAGGTACCTCAGGGCGAAGGTCAGCTGCACCGGCTCGTTCATCTCTATTGTAACCTGGGTGAGCAGGAGAGGGTtccagagccctggcacagctcagccctggccaccagggctgcagctcccagggtaACACTGGAGGGGTTCAGGGACCCCCTGAAGCAgggggagctgtccctgctccctgcagggtggCTCTCAGTGACCTCCAAAAAGGCCCTTTCCAACCCCAATTCCAGGATCCCCCCCCGGGCAGAGAACCAGCTCTGCAGGCGAGCCCTGAGCCCCGCCTGCCCCActcacagcctcctcctccttgtccacGTTGCTGGTCTGGGACAGTTTGATGTTGCCGTTGCCCAGCTCGCCGTTGGCAGAGAACTTGACGCCGTCCTTGGCGCAGGAGATGACCACGGCGTCGCCGATGTGGCTCAGGTCCCGGCAGATGCGCGCGAACTCGGCCGAGGGCATCTTCACCACGCAGCTGtactcctgctcctggggacagggacagctggcagggctgggcacactcagggacacccacagggacagctggcagggctgggcacgcCCAGGGGcacccacagggacagctggcagggctgggcacccacagggacacccacagggacagctggcagggctgggcacgcCCAGGGACACCCATAgggacagctggcagggctgggcacgcccagggacacccacagggacagctggcagggctgggcacgcCCAGGGACACCCATAgggacagctggcagggctgggcacccacagggacagctggcagggctgggcacactcagggacacccacagggacagcctggcagggctgggcacgcccagggacacccacagggacagctggcagggctgggcacgcCCAGGGACACtcacagggacagctggc is part of the Haemorhous mexicanus isolate bHaeMex1 chromosome 30, bHaeMex1.pri, whole genome shotgun sequence genome and encodes:
- the PCNA gene encoding proliferating cell nuclear antigen, with amino-acid sequence MFEARLVQGSVLKRVLEALKDLITEACWDLGSGGISLQSMDSSHVSLVQLTLRSEGFDTYRCDRNIAMGVNLSSMSKILKCAGNEDIITLRAEDNADTLALVFEAPNQEKVSDYEMKLMDLDVEQLGIPEQEYSCVVKMPSAEFARICRDLSHIGDAVVISCAKDGVKFSANGELGNGNIKLSQTSNVDKEEEAVTIEMNEPVQLTFALRYLNFFTKATPLSPTVTLSMSADVPLVVEYKIADMGHLKYYLAPKIEDQQDGS